The following proteins are co-located in the Chryseobacterium daecheongense genome:
- a CDS encoding cbb3-type cytochrome c oxidase subunit I, with translation MAESSLFNQTGIQITLLLMLMIIIAGLVVLIFKFLAIYGRILRRKELLETQKKIQNMSAEELHIYEEREKAINFLPEENLLSGTLPPRDEKGVIQNVNSVDELRVFPTKRRTSSFQQYISPELSKLIIYFLGTAIFWLVAGTTFGLYAGIKYVAPDVEHIGWLSFGRLRPAHTNAVFWGWASLAMIGLSYYVVTRVSNIENYNIKQGYLSLILVNIAVLAGTISLFAGVNNGGGEYREYIWPIMITFGAGVAISAHNLFKPVVKRTVTEIYISNWYIISGFMFIVIVILVGYIPIWQDGVGETITQGYYMHQAIGMWFMLINLGLMYYFLPQQLNKPIYSYSLGALAFWTHLLFYTLIGTHHFIFSAIPWRLQTTAIVASVGMLIPVAAGTTNFLLTFNGAWYQLKNSYTLPFYFMAIIFYFTGSFQGTVEAFRYTNLLWHFTDFTVSHSHLTMYGIITFMLWGFSYTLLPRLTGKEPPKVLVGIHFWLALIGLLMYVIALMIGGTQTGMMWMKKKPFIDGVINMFPFWLWRAIGGTMMWVAHLIFAYNFYRMVRVKNDIKIPRTPAEILAVKKQLTNNEFNT, from the coding sequence ATGGCAGAATCTTCATTATTCAATCAGACCGGTATACAAATTACATTATTATTAATGTTAATGATTATTATTGCAGGTTTAGTAGTACTTATCTTCAAATTTTTGGCTATTTACGGACGTATTTTAAGGAGGAAAGAATTGCTCGAAACTCAAAAAAAAATACAAAATATGTCTGCTGAAGAGCTCCATATTTATGAAGAAAGAGAAAAAGCCATCAATTTTCTGCCTGAGGAGAATCTACTTTCGGGTACTTTGCCTCCCAGGGATGAAAAAGGTGTCATACAAAATGTTAATTCTGTAGATGAATTACGTGTCTTTCCTACTAAAAGAAGGACATCTTCTTTTCAACAGTATATTTCACCGGAGCTCAGCAAATTGATTATTTATTTCTTAGGTACAGCGATCTTTTGGCTTGTGGCCGGGACTACTTTCGGATTATATGCAGGGATCAAGTATGTGGCACCTGATGTAGAGCATATCGGCTGGCTTAGTTTTGGGAGGTTACGTCCTGCGCATACCAATGCCGTATTTTGGGGATGGGCCTCCCTGGCCATGATAGGGCTTTCATACTATGTAGTTACAAGAGTAAGCAATATAGAGAATTACAATATAAAACAAGGTTATTTGTCCCTGATATTGGTTAATATAGCAGTACTTGCAGGAACTATCTCGTTATTTGCCGGGGTGAATAATGGTGGTGGTGAATACAGAGAATATATTTGGCCTATTATGATCACATTTGGAGCAGGTGTTGCAATTTCTGCACATAATTTATTCAAGCCTGTTGTAAAAAGAACCGTTACGGAAATTTATATTTCGAATTGGTATATCATTTCAGGATTCATGTTTATTGTCATTGTTATTCTGGTCGGATACATTCCCATATGGCAGGACGGCGTAGGGGAAACAATTACACAAGGATATTATATGCATCAGGCAATTGGAATGTGGTTTATGCTGATCAATCTGGGGCTGATGTATTATTTTCTTCCTCAACAGCTTAATAAACCTATTTATTCTTACAGCTTGGGTGCCCTGGCTTTCTGGACCCACCTTTTATTCTATACTTTAATTGGTACCCACCATTTTATTTTCAGCGCTATTCCATGGCGGCTACAGACTACGGCTATTGTTGCCAGTGTAGGTATGCTAATCCCGGTAGCTGCGGGAACAACTAATTTCTTACTCACATTTAATGGTGCATGGTATCAGTTAAAAAATAGTTATACGCTTCCTTTCTATTTTATGGCGATCATATTTTATTTTACAGGGTCGTTTCAGGGAACTGTTGAAGCGTTCAGATATACCAATCTGCTTTGGCATTTTACAGACTTTACGGTCTCCCATTCCCATCTTACCATGTATGGAATTATCACGTTTATGTTATGGGGTTTTTCTTACACCTTACTTCCAAGGCTCACCGGAAAAGAGCCTCCAAAAGTCCTCGTAGGCATACATTTCTGGCTGGCCTTAATCGGATTGCTCATGTATGTGATCGCATTAATGATAGGCGGAACTCAAACCGGAATGATGTGGATGAAAAAGAAACCCTTTATAGACGGAGTGATCAATATGTTTCCATTCTGGTTATGGAGGGCTATTGGAGGAACAATGATGTGGGTTGCACATCTGATTTTTGCCTACAATTTTTACAGAATGGTAAGGGTAAAAAATGACATTAAAATTCCAAGGACTCCTGCGGAAATACTGGCTGTCAAAAAACAGCTTACAAACAATGAGTTTAACACCTAA
- a CDS encoding cbb3-type cytochrome c oxidase subunit II → MIFLNDHRILFGSALCLFIFLTLYIAIIPALDNQKINRPLPRQAKVLTNEQRAGKMVYIENGCVACHTQQVRSVEMDNVFGKRPSIPADFAVNRRTDFWRNTANLMGTQRAGPDLTNVGERQPSAEWHLIHLYQPRAAIEASIMPSYEFLFIERDYLQPGDVEVKVPEKFLKNKRKKIVATVKALQLVAYLKSLKQTDYTDKTIVPAFLYKQKKKEEGGAQNGENLPDGAELFTANCASCHQASGEGVPGAFPPLKGSPVVTGGDLELYVTIIMKGYDPRPEFATMPPVGTNANFTPEDVTAIMNHERTSWGNNAKKVTLDEIKVIMEKIK, encoded by the coding sequence ATGATATTTTTGAATGATCACAGGATACTTTTCGGTTCTGCACTTTGTCTGTTTATTTTTCTGACACTTTATATAGCTATTATTCCGGCTCTTGATAATCAAAAAATCAACAGACCCCTGCCCAGGCAAGCAAAAGTCCTTACCAATGAACAACGGGCAGGAAAAATGGTGTACATAGAAAATGGATGTGTTGCCTGCCACACCCAACAGGTAAGAAGTGTTGAGATGGATAATGTTTTTGGTAAGAGACCAAGCATTCCGGCAGATTTTGCAGTCAACCGCAGAACTGACTTTTGGCGGAACACTGCTAATCTTATGGGAACACAAAGAGCGGGTCCGGATCTTACCAATGTAGGAGAAAGACAGCCAAGTGCGGAATGGCATCTGATTCACTTATACCAACCCAGAGCTGCCATTGAGGCATCCATTATGCCTTCTTATGAATTTCTTTTTATCGAAAGAGATTACCTGCAACCGGGAGATGTGGAAGTAAAGGTTCCTGAAAAATTTCTTAAAAATAAAAGAAAGAAAATTGTTGCAACAGTCAAAGCTCTTCAACTGGTTGCATATTTAAAGTCTTTAAAGCAAACTGACTATACAGATAAGACCATTGTTCCGGCCTTTTTATACAAGCAAAAGAAAAAAGAAGAAGGCGGAGCTCAGAATGGTGAAAATCTGCCAGACGGGGCGGAGCTCTTCACTGCCAATTGTGCTTCCTGCCATCAGGCAAGTGGAGAAGGTGTTCCAGGAGCATTTCCTCCCTTGAAAGGAAGTCCTGTAGTGACAGGGGGTGATCTCGAATTATATGTCACCATTATTATGAAAGGTTACGATCCGAGGCCGGAATTTGCAACAATGCCACCTGTAGGTACTAACGCAAACTTTACCCCGGAAGATGTAACAGCCATTATGAACCACGAAAGAACAAGCTGGGGAAATAATGCAAAGAAGGTAACTCTGGACGAAATTAAAGTAATCATGGAAAAAATAAAGTAA
- a CDS encoding cytochrome C, protein MTKDKSKVFLFIDDDLNPIAELETPIVFDLDTKKLPDGEHTLKIVSRSPSGKEGIRKINFMVSNGPTIKIEGLKNKDVVDGTLSLMINAYDKGNQKSFIINGSETPQTIPFWIWIIVILFIGWAIYYEITSYNIQ, encoded by the coding sequence ATGACAAAAGATAAAAGTAAAGTTTTCCTTTTCATAGATGACGATCTCAACCCAATTGCAGAGTTGGAAACCCCGATCGTTTTTGATCTGGATACGAAGAAACTGCCGGATGGTGAACACACATTGAAAATTGTAAGCCGATCCCCATCCGGAAAAGAGGGAATCAGAAAAATAAATTTTATGGTTTCCAACGGGCCTACAATAAAAATTGAAGGCTTAAAAAATAAAGACGTAGTAGATGGTACTTTATCACTAATGATTAATGCCTATGACAAAGGGAATCAGAAAAGTTTCATCATCAATGGAAGTGAAACGCCCCAAACCATTCCTTTCTGGATTTGGATCATAGTCATTTTGTTTATTGGATGGGCTATTTATTATGAAATAACAAGCTACAACATCCAGTAA
- a CDS encoding Crp/Fnr family transcriptional regulator, which translates to MVINEKLLYSAGAEIKHYNSGEIIFQEGAIPMYYFQVIKGRLKLNNYTKDGKEFIQNIVYEGQSFGDSMLFMDKVYPMEAVALEPCTIFRLCKNNFFSMLNTYPQLYDTLCKALADRLYYQHIMLQANSAQSPAQRIIDLMDYLKSGSEYKDPFSFKVPLTRQQLANLTGVCVETAIRTIKNMEKNKIVKIKNRKIFF; encoded by the coding sequence ATGGTTATCAATGAAAAGCTTTTATACTCAGCAGGTGCTGAAATAAAACACTATAATTCAGGTGAAATAATTTTCCAGGAAGGAGCAATTCCTATGTATTACTTTCAGGTAATAAAAGGGAGATTGAAGCTCAATAATTACACAAAGGATGGTAAAGAATTTATCCAAAATATAGTTTACGAAGGACAAAGTTTTGGAGATTCCATGCTTTTTATGGACAAGGTGTATCCTATGGAAGCAGTAGCACTGGAACCTTGCACCATTTTCAGACTGTGTAAAAACAATTTTTTCAGTATGCTTAATACATATCCACAGCTATACGATACTTTATGCAAGGCACTGGCTGACCGCCTATATTATCAACATATTATGCTACAGGCAAATTCAGCACAAAGTCCGGCACAGAGGATAATAGATCTGATGGATTATTTAAAGAGCGGCTCGGAATACAAAGATCCTTTTTCATTTAAAGTTCCTCTTACAAGACAGCAATTGGCAAACCTTACAGGTGTTTGTGTTGAAACTGCTATAAGAACTATAAAAAATATGGAAAAAAATAAAATTGTTAAAATTAAAAATAGAAAAATTTTCTTTTAA
- a CDS encoding ferritin-like domain-containing protein, which translates to MAKTDTTTTDSNIVEKILSPASSDEKGSSLKKFFVDALKDIYYAEEAIIEALTKMQEAATTEELKDAFEDHQLQTKKHVSRLEKVFNLIEEKPQKKKCEAIEGIIKEGEEVIKSTKEGSMTRDAALIIAAQKVEHYEIATYGGLVQLALTMGHNKAAELLEKTLEEEEDTDYNLTEIAETYINLDAEQED; encoded by the coding sequence ATGGCAAAAACAGATACAACAACTACAGACAGTAATATTGTAGAAAAAATATTATCACCTGCCTCTTCTGATGAAAAAGGATCTTCTCTGAAAAAATTTTTCGTCGATGCATTAAAGGATATTTATTATGCAGAAGAAGCCATTATAGAAGCTTTGACAAAAATGCAGGAAGCTGCTACTACAGAAGAACTCAAAGATGCATTCGAGGATCATCAGTTGCAAACTAAAAAGCACGTAAGCCGTCTTGAAAAAGTTTTCAACCTGATTGAAGAAAAGCCACAGAAGAAAAAATGTGAAGCTATAGAAGGAATCATCAAAGAAGGCGAAGAAGTTATAAAATCTACAAAAGAAGGGAGTATGACCCGCGACGCAGCACTCATCATTGCTGCCCAAAAAGTAGAACATTATGAAATAGCCACCTATGGGGGGCTTGTTCAGTTAGCTCTCACTATGGGACATAACAAAGCAGCAGAATTACTGGAAAAAACGCTTGAAGAGGAAGAAGATACCGACTATAACCTGACAGAGATTGCTGAGACATATATCAATCTTGACGCTGAACAGGAAGATTAA
- a CDS encoding MarR family transcriptional regulator, which yields MNYTLIKDCIDLLQEFETEVRSNPDLYPGNIQGFKTWISAQGNMGSNSLEEPYWEGKENGRTPESAISTLLVHLNRYAKTYSKSAILDSEFSTQEDFIYLINLKAFGEMTKMALIKKNIHDKPVGMLIIARLLRQGLIEQTESEVDKRSKLIRITERGLSVLEKQMEKIRQATNIVAGNLNYNEKMELIRILNKLDRFHYPIFSRNIHSDQLINTVYEEYILKD from the coding sequence ATGAATTACACGCTTATTAAAGATTGTATAGATCTGTTACAGGAGTTTGAAACGGAAGTCCGTTCCAATCCTGATTTATATCCGGGCAATATCCAGGGCTTTAAAACATGGATTTCTGCTCAGGGAAATATGGGGTCAAATTCTTTAGAGGAGCCTTATTGGGAGGGTAAAGAGAACGGAAGGACGCCGGAAAGTGCTATCAGTACACTGCTCGTTCATCTGAATCGGTATGCAAAAACCTATTCAAAATCTGCTATTCTGGATTCTGAATTTTCCACCCAGGAAGATTTTATTTATTTAATTAATTTAAAGGCGTTCGGAGAAATGACGAAGATGGCTCTTATCAAGAAAAATATTCATGATAAACCGGTAGGTATGCTTATTATTGCAAGATTACTGCGTCAGGGACTTATAGAGCAGACGGAATCCGAGGTCGATAAACGCAGTAAATTGATCCGTATCACGGAAAGAGGATTATCGGTTTTAGAAAAACAAATGGAAAAGATCCGCCAGGCCACGAATATTGTGGCAGGAAACCTTAATTACAATGAAAAGATGGAACTTATACGTATTCTCAATAAGCTGGATCGCTTTCATTATCCCATTTTTTCACGGAACATCCATTCCGATCAGCTGATCAATACCGTATATGAAGAGTATATATTGAAAGATTAA
- the hemH gene encoding ferrochelatase, whose amino-acid sequence MAKKGILLINLGSPRSTAVEDVKEYLDEFLMDEKVIDYRWIFRALLVRGIILNTRPAKSAEAYKTVWTDEGSPLIVITKKIRQKLQKLVDVPVEIGMRYAEPSIETGIRNLAEKGVTEIVLLPLYPQYAMSTTETVIEKAEEIRKKKFPHIKINYIQPFYHRDLYINCLAESIREKLPENFDALLFSYHGVPERHIYKTDPTKTCNMNDCCYKDTLPSHSFCYRHQCFNTTEQVIKKLGLPKDKVIVSFQSRLGKDKWIEPYTDHTLKTIPAKGIKNLAIVCPAFVSDCLETLEEISVEGKELFLEAGGENFNYIPCLNDEDRWIEVIRTLCEEQLNQFYLV is encoded by the coding sequence ATGGCAAAAAAAGGAATTTTATTAATCAATCTTGGTTCACCAAGATCAACGGCGGTAGAGGATGTAAAAGAATATCTGGATGAATTCCTGATGGATGAAAAAGTGATTGATTACCGGTGGATTTTCCGGGCACTTCTGGTTCGTGGAATTATTTTAAATACCCGCCCGGCGAAATCAGCAGAAGCTTATAAAACCGTCTGGACAGATGAAGGCTCTCCACTTATTGTTATAACAAAAAAGATACGGCAAAAGCTGCAAAAGCTCGTGGATGTTCCCGTTGAAATAGGAATGCGGTATGCTGAACCCAGCATTGAAACAGGCATCAGGAACCTGGCTGAAAAGGGAGTTACAGAAATTGTTTTACTTCCGCTTTATCCCCAATATGCGATGAGTACCACCGAAACTGTGATTGAAAAAGCTGAAGAAATAAGAAAGAAAAAATTTCCCCATATAAAGATCAATTACATTCAGCCTTTTTATCATCGGGACCTGTATATCAATTGTCTGGCAGAAAGTATCCGGGAGAAACTTCCTGAAAATTTTGATGCCTTGTTGTTCTCTTACCATGGGGTTCCGGAAAGACATATTTACAAAACGGATCCAACGAAAACCTGCAATATGAATGATTGCTGTTATAAAGATACCCTTCCCAGCCATTCGTTTTGTTACCGCCATCAGTGTTTTAATACCACCGAGCAGGTGATCAAAAAACTGGGATTACCTAAAGATAAAGTGATTGTCTCTTTTCAGTCCCGATTAGGAAAAGACAAATGGATTGAACCTTACACAGATCATACATTAAAAACGATTCCCGCAAAAGGAATTAAAAATCTTGCTATTGTTTGTCCTGCATTTGTTTCAGATTGCCTTGAAACTCTGGAAGAAATTTCAGTTGAGGGAAAAGAACTCTTTCTGGAAGCAGGTGGTGAAAACTTCAATTATATACCTTGCCTGAATGATGAAGACCGGTGGATCGAAGTCATCCGGACACTTTGCGAAGAACAGCTGAATCAATTTTATTTGGTCTAG
- a CDS encoding deoxyribodipyrimidine photo-lyase — MEKVNIFWFRRDLRLEDNVGLHHALTSGLKVVPVFIFDTEILDRLPDKNDKRVDYIHQALQRMHQTLQKYNSGLTVYYGSPVNVFKKLTEDFTIDAVFCNRDYEPSAIQRDQRVADLLLKSHIDFKDFKDQVLFEGNDIVKDDLSPYTVFTPYSKKWKANLKNVDTFTIQLDHFADYNGPSEIISLKKIGFKKTDLEFKEPELKKNIIDSYGKYRDFPAMDHTTHLGIALRFGTISVRKCIRYAIKHNEVWLNELIWREFFMQILYHFPDVVHHCFKKKYEDIKWRNDEKEFKAWCEGKTGYPIVDAGMRELNQTGFMHNRVRMITASFLTKHLLIDWRWGEAYFAEKLLDYDLAANNGNWQWAAGCGCDAAPYFRIFNPYEQTKKFDKDTKYITKWLPPDYKEEPIVEHAKARERALKTYKEALAE, encoded by the coding sequence ATGGAGAAAGTGAATATTTTTTGGTTCAGAAGAGACCTTAGGCTGGAAGATAATGTTGGACTTCATCATGCCCTTACCTCAGGGTTAAAGGTTGTTCCTGTTTTTATCTTTGATACTGAGATCCTGGACCGTCTTCCGGATAAAAATGATAAACGAGTAGATTATATTCATCAGGCTTTGCAACGGATGCATCAGACTTTGCAAAAATACAACAGCGGACTTACGGTTTATTATGGTAGTCCCGTCAATGTTTTTAAAAAACTAACGGAAGATTTTACTATTGATGCAGTTTTTTGCAACAGGGATTACGAACCTTCAGCCATACAAAGGGACCAACGGGTAGCTGATCTGTTGCTCAAAAGCCATATTGATTTTAAAGATTTTAAAGATCAGGTCCTGTTTGAAGGCAATGATATTGTGAAGGATGACCTTTCTCCTTATACTGTTTTTACTCCGTATTCTAAGAAATGGAAGGCAAATTTGAAAAACGTAGACACTTTTACCATACAATTGGATCATTTTGCAGATTATAACGGGCCTTCGGAGATCATCTCACTGAAAAAAATCGGATTTAAGAAAACAGACCTTGAATTTAAAGAACCTGAGCTGAAAAAGAATATAATAGATTCTTACGGAAAATATAGGGATTTTCCAGCTATGGATCATACCACACACCTTGGGATCGCACTGCGTTTCGGAACCATTTCGGTAAGGAAATGTATACGGTACGCTATTAAGCATAATGAAGTCTGGCTTAATGAGCTTATCTGGAGGGAATTTTTCATGCAAATTCTGTATCATTTTCCAGATGTTGTTCATCATTGTTTTAAAAAGAAATATGAAGATATTAAGTGGAGGAATGATGAAAAAGAGTTTAAGGCTTGGTGTGAAGGTAAAACAGGATATCCTATTGTGGATGCCGGAATGAGAGAGCTCAATCAAACCGGATTTATGCATAACAGGGTAAGAATGATCACTGCAAGTTTTCTTACCAAACATCTGCTCATTGATTGGCGATGGGGAGAAGCCTATTTTGCTGAAAAATTATTAGACTACGATCTCGCAGCCAATAACGGGAACTGGCAATGGGCTGCAGGTTGCGGTTGTGATGCTGCACCTTACTTCAGGATATTTAATCCATATGAGCAGACTAAAAAATTTGATAAAGACACTAAATATATCACAAAATGGCTTCCCCCAGATTACAAGGAAGAACCGATTGTAGAACATGCAAAAGCCAGAGAAAGAGCATTAAAAACTTATAAGGAAGCATTAGCAGAATAA
- a CDS encoding lycopene cyclase domain-containing protein, translating to MMPYTYILINFFTVIICFLASFDKRIQFHKLFGKFLISSAIVAIPFIGWDIWFTAKGVWWFDLRYTMGFKIAGLPIEEWLFFFCIPFACVFTYYCLDKFFNLDWANAFNNLIVFAAVIILSVTGLLFYDRIYTLVTIIVTIFTLCYLHFIGKKEWIGKASFVYLVLMPGFFAVNGILTGSLIQSPVVNYNPDEFMGIRMGTIPVEDAVYGYSQFLLIIYFFKKLTESKEQKIPSY from the coding sequence ATGATGCCTTATACTTACATACTAATCAATTTTTTCACTGTTATCATTTGCTTTTTGGCTTCTTTTGATAAGAGAATACAGTTTCATAAGCTTTTCGGAAAGTTTTTGATTTCCTCTGCTATTGTGGCCATTCCTTTTATTGGCTGGGATATATGGTTCACTGCAAAAGGGGTGTGGTGGTTTGATCTCAGGTACACTATGGGATTTAAGATAGCCGGACTTCCTATTGAAGAGTGGCTGTTTTTTTTCTGCATTCCCTTTGCGTGTGTTTTTACCTACTACTGTCTGGACAAATTTTTTAATCTGGACTGGGCCAATGCTTTCAATAACCTGATCGTATTTGCTGCCGTTATTATCCTCAGTGTTACAGGACTTCTTTTTTATGACAGAATATATACCCTGGTAACGATCATTGTTACGATTTTTACCCTTTGTTATCTCCATTTTATAGGTAAAAAAGAATGGATAGGGAAAGCAAGCTTTGTGTATCTGGTCTTAATGCCGGGATTCTTTGCTGTAAATGGAATACTTACCGGTTCTTTGATTCAATCTCCGGTGGTGAATTATAACCCTGATGAGTTTATGGGAATCAGAATGGGGACCATTCCTGTCGAAGATGCTGTGTATGGTTACAGTCAGTTTTTGCTTATTATTTATTTCTTTAAAAAACTGACTGAAAGTAAAGAACAGAAAATTCCCAGCTATTAA
- a CDS encoding sterol desaturase family protein: MNFLIVLGVFISMEGATWLIHRYIMHGFLWSLHRDHHDHSHDGKLERNDLFFFIFASPAIALLYLGVKQEFSYLFFVGLGISLYGMAYFFVHDIFIHQRAKVFTKTKNPYFLAIRRAHKQHHKHLGKESGECFGFLWVPVKYFKMYFNKK; the protein is encoded by the coding sequence ATGAATTTTCTGATCGTCTTAGGTGTTTTTATTTCAATGGAAGGCGCAACATGGCTCATCCACAGGTATATTATGCACGGTTTTCTCTGGAGCCTGCATCGCGATCATCATGACCATAGTCATGATGGAAAACTGGAAAGAAATGACCTCTTCTTTTTCATTTTCGCAAGCCCGGCCATTGCTCTATTATACCTTGGAGTAAAACAGGAATTCAGTTATCTTTTTTTTGTAGGCCTTGGAATAAGCCTTTATGGAATGGCCTATTTCTTTGTGCATGATATTTTTATTCATCAAAGGGCAAAGGTCTTTACTAAGACAAAGAATCCGTATTTCCTTGCCATCAGACGTGCCCATAAACAGCATCATAAACATCTGGGAAAGGAAAGCGGGGAGTGCTTTGGTTTTTTGTGGGTTCCTGTAAAATATTTTAAAATGTATTTCAATAAAAAATGA
- a CDS encoding SRPBCC family protein has translation MLHRLYREQQLNCTIESVWNFFSSHDHFSEATPEVMNFLVVSGILDRPVFKGMEIEYRAFSFLGSPIKWEMMISQVEDYKSFTGFQKKGPYKYWNHFHEFIPNDKGVLMKDTVDYELPLGIIGRIAHRLFIKKKLESIFDLRSGVLNALFNNNDY, from the coding sequence ATGTTACACAGATTATACAGGGAGCAACAATTAAATTGTACTATCGAATCGGTCTGGAATTTCTTCTCATCGCATGATCATTTTTCTGAAGCAACTCCTGAAGTAATGAATTTTCTGGTTGTTTCGGGTATTCTGGACCGGCCGGTTTTTAAAGGAATGGAAATAGAGTATAGGGCCTTTTCTTTTTTAGGAAGCCCGATCAAATGGGAAATGATGATTAGCCAGGTAGAAGATTATAAAAGCTTTACCGGCTTCCAGAAAAAAGGTCCGTATAAGTATTGGAATCATTTTCATGAATTCATTCCAAATGATAAAGGAGTATTGATGAAAGATACTGTAGATTATGAACTTCCCCTGGGGATCATAGGAAGAATAGCCCATCGGTTATTTATAAAGAAAAAGCTCGAAAGTATATTCGATTTAAGGTCCGGCGTTTTAAATGCTCTTTTTAACAATAATGATTATTAA
- a CDS encoding phytoene/squalene synthase family protein → MKKLFDELSYEVSKSTTQKYSSSFSLGILALKPSIRPAIYAIYGYVRLADEIVDSFHCYDKERLLKRLRAETYRALEEGISLNPILHSFQETVRRYDIDTRLIRQFLHSMEMDLHKIDYNSELYDEYIYGSAEVVGLMCLQIFTEGDKQQFEKLKPFAMKLGSAFQKVNFLRDLKDDYQVLGRTYFPSVNMSVFDNTVKGQIEKEIEGEFKEALQGIKKLPGSSMFGVYLAYRYYLSLFEKIKKTSSHRILQQRVRIANSQKLFVAFKSYIRYKAAYF, encoded by the coding sequence ATGAAAAAATTGTTTGATGAATTGTCTTACGAAGTCAGTAAGAGCACCACACAAAAATACAGTTCCAGTTTCTCACTAGGAATATTGGCATTGAAGCCATCCATCAGACCTGCTATTTATGCTATTTATGGTTATGTACGCCTGGCAGATGAAATTGTTGATAGTTTTCATTGCTATGATAAAGAGAGACTTTTGAAAAGATTAAGAGCTGAAACCTATCGGGCACTGGAAGAGGGTATATCGCTGAATCCCATTTTGCATTCCTTTCAGGAAACAGTTCGCAGGTATGATATCGATACAAGGCTGATCAGGCAGTTTTTACACAGCATGGAAATGGATCTTCATAAAATTGATTATAACTCGGAACTCTATGATGAATATATCTATGGCTCTGCTGAAGTGGTGGGTTTGATGTGTCTGCAGATTTTTACTGAAGGTGACAAGCAGCAATTTGAAAAGCTGAAACCGTTTGCCATGAAATTGGGCTCTGCTTTTCAGAAAGTTAATTTTTTAAGGGATTTGAAAGATGACTATCAGGTCCTTGGACGAACCTATTTCCCGTCTGTAAATATGTCTGTCTTTGATAACACCGTGAAAGGGCAGATCGAAAAAGAAATTGAAGGAGAATTTAAAGAAGCATTACAGGGGATTAAAAAATTACCGGGTTCCTCTATGTTCGGAGTATATCTCGCATACAGATACTATCTGTCATTGTTTGAAAAAATAAAGAAGACAAGCTCTCATCGTATTTTACAGCAAAGAGTCAGGATCGCTAATTCACAGAAACTTTTTGTTGCGTTCAAAAGCTATATAAGATACAAAGCTGCTTATTTCTAA